Proteins from a genomic interval of Sphingobacterium lactis:
- a CDS encoding acyl-ACP desaturase produces MQELPLNIPEGSRKEVMTYLEPFMLNEMSEYLKPVEDMWQPADFLPDSSRDTFFEEVRDLQESARELPYDLVAVLIGDTVTEEALPTYESWLTMVEEVDKNEQGGWMKWVRAWTAEENRHGDLLNKYLYLSGRINMREFEMSTQYLIQDGFDIGTGADPYRNFIYTSFQELATNVSHRRVSGLSKKSGDKLLAKMCGVIAADEARHAKAYMSFISHAMAVDPSEVMLAFEDMMRKKIVMPAHFLRESGGPQGGAFSHFSDAAQRLGVYTAVDYVDILKDLIADWKIDQVTGLNEKGEKARDYLMALPDRLLRLADRIKIPEKEYQFKWIY; encoded by the coding sequence ATGCAAGAATTACCTTTAAACATACCAGAAGGCTCAAGAAAAGAGGTCATGACCTACTTGGAACCGTTCATGTTGAATGAGATGTCCGAGTATTTAAAACCCGTTGAGGACATGTGGCAACCTGCCGACTTTCTTCCGGACTCATCCCGTGACACTTTTTTCGAAGAAGTCCGCGACCTGCAGGAAAGCGCGCGTGAGCTCCCTTACGATTTGGTTGCTGTGCTGATCGGTGACACGGTTACCGAAGAAGCTTTGCCTACCTATGAATCGTGGTTGACCATGGTGGAAGAGGTAGACAAGAATGAACAGGGAGGTTGGATGAAGTGGGTCCGTGCATGGACCGCTGAAGAGAACCGCCACGGTGATCTATTGAACAAATATTTATACCTATCCGGACGGATCAACATGCGTGAATTTGAAATGTCTACGCAATACCTGATCCAGGATGGTTTTGATATCGGTACCGGAGCTGATCCATACCGGAACTTTATATACACCTCTTTCCAGGAATTGGCAACCAATGTATCCCATAGACGGGTATCCGGCCTTTCCAAAAAGAGTGGTGACAAGCTACTGGCAAAAATGTGCGGTGTGATCGCTGCGGATGAAGCACGACATGCAAAAGCGTATATGTCCTTTATCTCCCACGCGATGGCAGTTGACCCAAGTGAGGTGATGTTGGCTTTCGAGGATATGATGCGCAAGAAGATTGTTATGCCTGCTCACTTCCTTCGGGAATCGGGTGGTCCTCAAGGTGGAGCTTTCTCTCATTTCTCGGATGCAGCGCAGCGTTTGGGTGTGTATACCGCAGTCGATTACGTGGATATCCTGAAAGACCTGATCGCAGACTGGAAGATTGACCAAGTTACCGGCCTCAATGAAAAAGGTGAAAAGGCACGTGATTACCTGATGGCCTTGCCAGACCGGTTATTGCGCCTTGCCGACCGCATCAAAATTCCTGAAAAGGAATACCAATTCAAATGGATCTACTAA
- a CDS encoding gliding motility protein RemB yields the protein MKHTLSYAIAGILSLSAFGSLQAQVKYQPYSYQHHQKYDEELYSPKTRYHTSVKPTLFQGRMLEKLDSIQGLNPTTSENWFMRKIFNEHLIEVEKEDHTFYLDVLPDFVIGTELIDSDKRTTWLNTRGVQGGVTIGDKFTFYGNFFENQGVYPRYMDDYIRESMVVPGQAMSKNRFGKKKDWMYATANATYAFSDYFHATLAYDKNFIGDGYRSVLLSDFSSNYAHLKFSGKIGNVQYTSIWAYMNDPQNPRVDSLNSGGRFGDGIKWGAFQYLDYNVTNRLSIGFFQSVIWANRNQAGHRGFDFNYMNPILFLRPVENNNISSPDKMFLGLNAKYKVLDNATVYGQFLLGEFTAKEFFANNGYQHNKWGAQLGAKAFNIFGVQNLNILGEYNLVRPYTYQHFVSISNYSNRGEPLAHPRGANFRELIGIANYSWNRFDFSVQGLYSRFGTDPLDNLMRPINYGGDIFQSYNTAPNRYGNKIGQGVQNDLFYADFKAAYVLNPKYNLRLELGYTQRYNKIEGEATQKSGVINFGLRSSFRNLYSDF from the coding sequence ATGAAGCACACGTTATCATATGCAATCGCCGGAATCCTGAGTCTCTCAGCATTCGGGAGCTTGCAAGCACAGGTCAAATATCAACCCTACTCGTACCAGCATCACCAAAAGTATGACGAGGAGTTATATTCGCCAAAAACCCGATACCACACATCGGTAAAACCGACCTTATTCCAAGGGCGTATGTTGGAGAAGTTGGATTCCATCCAAGGGCTCAATCCGACCACATCTGAAAATTGGTTCATGCGGAAGATTTTCAATGAACACCTGATCGAGGTGGAGAAAGAAGATCACACTTTTTACCTGGATGTCCTTCCGGACTTCGTAATCGGGACCGAATTGATCGATTCGGATAAACGGACGACCTGGTTGAATACCCGCGGTGTCCAAGGTGGGGTAACCATTGGTGATAAATTCACGTTCTACGGTAATTTCTTTGAAAACCAAGGTGTTTACCCGAGATACATGGATGATTATATTCGGGAAAGTATGGTGGTTCCAGGGCAAGCGATGTCGAAGAATCGTTTCGGCAAGAAAAAAGACTGGATGTATGCTACGGCGAATGCTACCTATGCATTTTCCGATTATTTCCATGCGACCTTAGCCTACGATAAGAACTTCATCGGTGATGGTTATCGGTCTGTATTGCTATCGGATTTTTCATCCAACTATGCACACCTGAAATTCAGCGGAAAGATTGGTAATGTTCAATATACTTCCATTTGGGCATACATGAACGACCCTCAGAATCCACGGGTAGATTCCCTGAATTCCGGCGGCCGCTTTGGGGACGGGATTAAATGGGGTGCATTCCAATATTTGGACTATAACGTAACAAACCGTTTGTCCATTGGTTTCTTCCAATCGGTCATCTGGGCAAATCGCAATCAAGCGGGACATCGCGGGTTTGATTTCAATTATATGAATCCTATCCTGTTCTTAAGACCAGTAGAAAACAATAACATTTCATCGCCGGACAAGATGTTCCTGGGATTGAATGCGAAATATAAAGTATTGGATAATGCAACGGTGTATGGCCAATTCCTATTGGGTGAGTTTACCGCCAAGGAATTCTTTGCCAACAACGGTTACCAGCACAACAAATGGGGGGCACAGCTCGGTGCGAAGGCCTTCAATATCTTTGGTGTGCAGAACTTGAATATCTTGGGTGAGTACAACCTCGTTCGCCCATATACCTATCAGCACTTTGTCTCCATCTCGAATTATAGTAATCGTGGCGAGCCTTTGGCACACCCGCGTGGAGCCAACTTTAGAGAGTTGATCGGTATTGCGAATTATTCATGGAACCGCTTTGATTTTTCCGTACAGGGTTTATACAGCCGCTTTGGTACCGATCCATTGGATAACCTGATGCGCCCGATCAATTATGGTGGCGATATCTTCCAGTCCTACAATACCGCACCGAACAGGTACGGTAATAAAATTGGGCAGGGTGTGCAGAATGATCTGTTCTATGCTGATTTCAAAGCCGCCTATGTATTGAATCCAAAATATAACCTGCGTCTAGAACTTGGCTATACCCAACGGTACAACAAGATCGAAGGCGAGGCGACCCAGAAATCAGGAGTAATTAATTTCGGATTGCGCTCAAGTTTCAGAAATCTATATTCAGATTTTTAG
- a CDS encoding cysteine desulfurase: MSNLDIQAIRAAFPILKREVNGKPLVYLDNGATTQKPQVVIDAILNYYTDMNSNVHRGVHYLSQISTDAFEVTRRKVQEFIHAKHDYEIIITKGTTDSINLVSTCYGGAFIHEGDEVIISAMEHHSNIVPWQMLCEAKGAKLQVIPMKESGELDMDAYRSLLNANTKLVSVNYVSNALGTINPVKEIIDLAHAAGAVVLIDAAQAIQHIKIDVQELDVDFLVFSGHKMYGPTGVGVLYGKEELLNKMPPYQGGGDMIKDVTFEKTTYNELPFKFEAGTPNIEAGITLNAAIDFINDLGIDNIKAYEDELLAYATEKLSEVEGIRFIGTAKEKSSVISFVVDGTHPYDIGVILDKLGIAVRTGHHCAQPVMDQFHIPGTVRASLAVYNTKEEIDALVAGVKRAVAMLV; the protein is encoded by the coding sequence TTGAGCAATCTAGATATACAAGCCATCCGAGCAGCTTTCCCGATATTGAAACGTGAGGTGAATGGAAAGCCTTTGGTTTATTTGGATAACGGCGCAACTACCCAGAAACCACAGGTGGTGATCGACGCTATCCTAAATTACTACACGGATATGAACAGCAATGTTCACCGTGGGGTACACTATCTGAGCCAGATTTCCACCGATGCCTTCGAAGTGACCCGCCGGAAGGTTCAAGAATTTATCCATGCTAAGCATGATTACGAAATCATCATCACTAAAGGGACGACGGACAGCATTAACCTGGTTTCGACCTGTTATGGCGGTGCGTTCATCCATGAAGGCGATGAGGTGATCATTTCGGCAATGGAACACCATTCGAATATTGTGCCTTGGCAGATGCTATGCGAGGCGAAGGGTGCAAAATTGCAGGTCATCCCGATGAAAGAGTCTGGTGAACTGGATATGGACGCCTACCGATCGCTATTGAATGCAAACACCAAACTGGTTTCGGTAAATTATGTGTCCAATGCCTTAGGGACCATCAATCCTGTTAAGGAGATCATTGATTTGGCTCATGCGGCTGGCGCTGTGGTATTGATCGATGCTGCACAGGCCATTCAGCACATCAAGATCGATGTACAGGAACTGGATGTTGATTTCTTGGTATTCTCCGGACACAAGATGTACGGACCGACAGGCGTTGGTGTGCTTTACGGTAAGGAAGAGCTATTGAACAAGATGCCGCCATATCAGGGCGGTGGCGATATGATCAAGGATGTAACCTTCGAAAAGACCACGTACAACGAACTTCCGTTCAAATTTGAGGCCGGTACACCGAATATTGAGGCCGGAATTACACTGAATGCGGCAATCGACTTCATCAACGACTTGGGTATTGATAACATCAAGGCCTACGAAGATGAGTTGCTGGCCTATGCAACGGAAAAATTGAGCGAGGTCGAAGGGATCCGTTTCATCGGTACAGCGAAAGAGAAATCATCGGTTATCTCCTTTGTTGTGGATGGTACCCATCCCTATGACATCGGCGTAATCCTGGATAAACTGGGTATTGCCGTTCGTACGGGACATCACTGTGCACAGCCTGTAATGGATCAATTCCATATTCCGGGAACCGTCCGTGCAAGTTTGGCAGTTTACAATACGAAAGAGGAAATTGATGCCTTGGTGGCCGGCGTAAAGCGTGCCGTTGCCATGTTGGTATAA
- a CDS encoding MarR family winged helix-turn-helix transcriptional regulator, which translates to MLKEKYNQYSFVLDRTARRVKQFAQSSFNANGIDLTVDQWSVLKTLYEQEDLTHKDLADRCGKDQPTLTRIVDLLIKKGTVMRVEHPTDRRCLHVQLTELGKEQVHNLAPLVKDFRMKAWENLSEEDFEHFTRILNTIYKNLETV; encoded by the coding sequence ATGCTAAAAGAAAAGTACAATCAATATTCCTTCGTTCTGGACCGTACGGCCCGACGGGTGAAGCAATTTGCGCAATCTTCATTCAACGCAAATGGCATCGACTTGACGGTGGACCAATGGTCGGTCCTGAAAACCTTATATGAGCAGGAAGACCTGACTCATAAAGACCTTGCGGACCGCTGTGGCAAAGATCAACCAACGCTGACGCGAATCGTCGATCTGTTGATCAAGAAAGGAACGGTCATGCGTGTGGAACACCCTACGGATCGCCGTTGCCTGCATGTGCAACTGACTGAATTGGGCAAGGAGCAGGTGCATAACTTGGCACCCTTGGTTAAGGATTTCCGGATGAAAGCTTGGGAGAACCTGAGCGAGGAGGATTTTGAACATTTCACGAGAATATTAAATACAATTTATAAAAACTTAGAAACCGTATAG
- a CDS encoding SufE family protein encodes MTINEIQDELIEDFAFYQDWMEKYEYIIQLGKELPLIDEANRQDQYIIKGCQSKVWLFPEMKDGKLFFTADSDAVITKGLVSLMVKVLSGHSPKEIVDADLYFIDQIGLKEHLSPTRANGLLAMVKQMKLYALALQQRV; translated from the coding sequence ATGACTATAAACGAAATACAGGATGAGTTAATCGAAGATTTCGCCTTCTACCAAGACTGGATGGAGAAATACGAATACATCATCCAACTGGGCAAAGAATTGCCCCTGATCGATGAAGCCAATAGGCAAGATCAGTACATTATTAAGGGATGCCAATCCAAGGTATGGTTGTTTCCCGAAATGAAAGATGGCAAGTTGTTTTTCACAGCAGATTCCGACGCCGTGATCACGAAGGGATTGGTGAGCCTGATGGTAAAGGTCCTATCTGGGCATTCGCCGAAAGAAATCGTTGATGCGGACCTGTACTTTATCGATCAGATCGGATTGAAGGAACATCTTTCTCCAACTCGCGCCAATGGCTTATTGGCCATGGTGAAACAGATGAAACTCTATGCACTTGCCTTACAGCAAAGGGTATAA
- the murI gene encoding glutamate racemase, whose amino-acid sequence MSNQHLAGPIGIFDSGYGGLTVFQEILKKLPDYDYIYLGDNARVPYGTRSFETVYEYTKECVFKLFDLGCNLVILACNTASAKALRTIQQHYLPEGKKVLGVIRPTSEVVDQFTKTKQVGILATQGTVNSESYLIEINKFHPDIQVFQHACPFWVPLVENNELDSEGAHYFIQQDIQQLLQDAPQIDSILLACTHYPLLLPIIRKYVPEHIKIISQGALVADSLEDYLKRHPEVEEICSKGKQLQFFTTDDPMDFNEKAEIFFGKRINSKHLKVQP is encoded by the coding sequence ATGTCGAATCAACATCTTGCGGGACCCATTGGAATCTTCGACTCCGGATATGGAGGGCTTACGGTATTTCAGGAAATCCTGAAGAAACTTCCCGATTATGACTACATCTATCTGGGTGACAACGCCCGAGTGCCTTACGGCACCCGATCGTTTGAGACCGTTTACGAGTATACCAAGGAATGTGTGTTCAAGCTGTTCGATCTGGGATGCAACCTCGTTATCCTTGCCTGTAACACCGCATCGGCAAAAGCACTGCGTACCATACAGCAACATTACCTTCCCGAAGGAAAGAAAGTCCTTGGTGTCATCCGACCGACTTCCGAAGTCGTCGATCAATTCACGAAAACCAAACAGGTCGGGATCCTCGCAACACAGGGAACCGTGAACTCGGAATCCTACCTGATCGAAATCAATAAATTCCATCCCGATATCCAGGTCTTCCAACATGCATGCCCTTTCTGGGTGCCCTTGGTGGAAAATAATGAACTGGATAGCGAAGGAGCGCATTATTTCATCCAGCAGGATATCCAGCAGCTATTGCAGGATGCACCGCAGATCGATAGCATTCTCTTAGCTTGCACACATTACCCCCTCCTTTTGCCGATCATCCGGAAATATGTGCCGGAGCACATCAAAATCATTTCGCAGGGAGCATTGGTTGCCGACAGTTTGGAAGACTACCTGAAGAGACATCCCGAAGTGGAAGAAATATGTTCCAAAGGAAAGCAGCTCCAGTTCTTTACCACCGATGACCCGATGGATTTCAATGAAAAGGCAGAGATCTTCTTTGGAAAACGGATCAACTCCAAACATTTGAAAGTACAGCCCTAA
- a CDS encoding 2Fe-2S iron-sulfur cluster-binding protein: MENTITINVEDRDGSTQEVLVPTDINLSLMEILKASEYDILATCGGMALCATCHVEVLSGGENLPAPEDQELDMLDTLPDSDDNSRLACQLRLTDEDNGLSIKIKGSLQ; encoded by the coding sequence ATGGAAAACACGATCACGATCAATGTAGAAGACAGGGACGGCAGTACACAAGAGGTGTTGGTCCCAACGGATATCAACCTGAGCTTGATGGAGATCCTGAAAGCATCAGAATATGACATCCTGGCTACCTGTGGCGGAATGGCGCTCTGCGCGACCTGCCATGTGGAGGTATTATCCGGCGGGGAGAACCTTCCTGCACCTGAAGATCAGGAGCTGGATATGTTGGATACACTCCCCGATTCGGATGACAACAGCAGACTTGCTTGCCAACTGCGGTTAACCGATGAGGATAATGGATTATCCATAAAGATCAAAGGCAGTTTACAATAA
- the aroQ gene encoding type II 3-dehydroquinate dehydratase, translating into MKKILILNGPNLNLLGVREKGIYGVQSFDSYYESLQSDFPEVELHYFQSNSEGALIDKLHEVGFSFDGVVMNAGAYTHTSVAIGDAIAGIQTPVVEVHISNVHQREEFRHHSFLSKNCKGVILGFGLDSYRLGILSLIK; encoded by the coding sequence ATGAAGAAGATATTAATCCTGAACGGGCCAAATTTGAACCTATTGGGTGTTCGCGAAAAGGGCATCTATGGCGTTCAATCCTTTGACTCCTACTACGAATCGCTGCAATCGGATTTTCCGGAAGTGGAATTACATTATTTCCAGAGCAACAGCGAAGGTGCTCTGATCGATAAGCTCCATGAAGTCGGTTTTTCCTTTGATGGGGTCGTTATGAATGCCGGTGCATATACGCATACCTCGGTGGCGATCGGAGATGCCATAGCGGGCATACAAACACCCGTGGTGGAAGTGCATATCTCCAACGTGCACCAACGAGAAGAATTCCGTCACCATTCCTTTTTGTCCAAGAATTGCAAAGGCGTAATTCTGGGCTTTGGTCTGGACAGTTATCGACTGGGAATACTGAGCTTGATCAAGTAA
- a CDS encoding NAD(P)/FAD-dependent oxidoreductase: MITTDICIIGAGPVGLFAVFEAGLLKMRCHLIDALPQIGGQLSEIYPHKPIYDIPGYPSITAQELIDNQLEQIKPFQPTFSLGERVDALQKQDDGSYIVVGSEGTQIHCQVVVIAGGLGCFEPRKPELENLTTYEGKNVHYMVKDPEKFRDQRIVIAGGGDSALDWTIFLSDIAKEVTLVHRSDSFRGAPDSAEKVFNLAQQGKINLLLSHNLHKLNGNGHLETIHLTNKSKEEVVLPTDHFIPLYGLSPKLGPIADWGLTIDKNAIAVNTFDYSTNVERIFAIGDINTYPGKLKLILCGYHEAALMAQSAFKYVYPEQKLSFKYTTVNGVNAF, translated from the coding sequence ATGATTACAACAGATATTTGCATTATTGGAGCAGGACCGGTCGGTCTATTTGCAGTATTTGAAGCAGGATTATTGAAAATGCGCTGCCATTTGATCGATGCCTTGCCTCAGATCGGCGGGCAACTTTCCGAAATCTACCCGCATAAACCGATCTACGATATCCCGGGATACCCGAGTATCACGGCTCAGGAGCTCATCGATAACCAATTGGAACAGATCAAGCCTTTCCAACCGACCTTCTCACTTGGCGAACGGGTAGATGCCCTACAGAAGCAGGATGATGGGTCTTATATTGTTGTGGGTTCCGAAGGCACACAGATCCACTGCCAAGTAGTCGTGATCGCTGGTGGCTTGGGTTGTTTCGAACCACGCAAACCAGAGTTGGAAAACCTGACTACCTATGAAGGCAAAAATGTGCACTACATGGTGAAGGATCCGGAAAAATTCCGTGATCAGCGCATTGTTATTGCTGGCGGTGGTGATTCTGCCCTCGACTGGACCATCTTCCTGAGCGATATTGCCAAGGAAGTAACCCTGGTACACCGTAGCGACAGCTTCCGCGGCGCACCGGATTCAGCTGAGAAGGTCTTCAATCTAGCACAGCAAGGAAAGATCAACCTGTTGCTATCCCACAACCTGCACAAGTTGAACGGCAATGGCCACTTGGAAACGATACATTTAACCAACAAAAGTAAGGAAGAGGTTGTTCTTCCTACGGATCACTTTATCCCCTTGTATGGCTTGAGCCCGAAATTGGGACCGATTGCCGACTGGGGATTGACCATCGATAAAAATGCGATCGCCGTGAATACCTTTGACTATTCCACCAATGTGGAACGCATATTCGCAATCGGGGATATCAACACCTATCCCGGCAAGCTGAAATTGATCCTCTGTGGTTACCATGAGGCTGCGCTTATGGCGCAGAGTGCCTTTAAATATGTATATCCGGAGCAAAAGCTGAGTTTTAAATACACAACCGTAAATGGAGTAAATGCATTCTAA
- a CDS encoding glycoside hydrolase family 125 protein, protein MKRRTFIQNSALFGAGMLASKFSFAESFNQFPTVRTAVDKRHFSSKLVEDMIKEFQKNVADKEMGWLFNNCLPNTLDTTVFDETKGNRQLTYVITGDIDAMWLRDSSAQVWPYIQFVNKDKKLKNLILGLINKQSECINIDPYANAFYNDPTKKGEWFSDHTDMKPGMHERKWEIDSLCYPIRLAYNYWKETNDTTPFDDTWVKAQEKTLQTFKEQQRKDGLGPYKFERTTSRGTDTLQVDGYGYPVNPVGLIVSSFRPSDDCSIFGFLIPSNLFAIVSLRESAEILRKVKNNTALAEQMEALATEVENAVNRYGIIDHPEHGRIYAFEVDGFGSYLMMDDANVPSLLALPYLNAIDKNDEVYKRTRAFILSEKNPFFFKGTAAEGIGGPHIGRDMIWPMSIIMRAFTSTDDEEIRQCVQMLKKTHGDTGFMHESFHKDNPKKFTRHWFAWTNTLFGELMWKLYKEKPELLKA, encoded by the coding sequence ATGAAGCGCAGAACTTTCATTCAGAATTCCGCATTATTCGGTGCAGGAATGCTCGCTAGTAAATTCTCATTCGCAGAATCATTCAATCAATTCCCTACGGTACGCACAGCGGTGGACAAACGCCACTTCAGCAGCAAATTGGTGGAGGATATGATCAAAGAATTCCAGAAAAATGTTGCCGATAAGGAAATGGGTTGGTTATTCAACAACTGTTTACCGAATACCTTGGATACCACCGTTTTCGATGAAACCAAAGGCAACCGTCAATTGACATACGTGATTACCGGAGATATCGACGCGATGTGGCTCCGTGACAGCAGTGCGCAGGTTTGGCCGTATATCCAATTCGTCAACAAGGATAAGAAATTAAAGAACCTCATCTTAGGTCTCATCAATAAGCAATCGGAATGTATCAATATCGATCCGTATGCCAATGCGTTCTATAACGATCCTACCAAAAAAGGGGAATGGTTTTCGGATCATACCGACATGAAACCGGGCATGCACGAACGGAAATGGGAAATCGACTCACTCTGTTACCCGATCCGCTTGGCGTATAACTATTGGAAGGAAACGAATGACACCACGCCATTCGATGATACCTGGGTAAAAGCACAGGAAAAGACCTTGCAGACCTTTAAGGAACAACAACGTAAGGACGGCTTGGGCCCCTATAAATTCGAACGGACGACCTCTCGTGGTACCGACACCTTGCAGGTCGACGGCTATGGCTATCCGGTCAACCCTGTTGGACTGATCGTTTCGAGTTTCCGCCCATCCGATGACTGTAGTATTTTCGGATTTTTGATCCCTTCCAACCTGTTTGCCATTGTTAGCCTACGCGAATCTGCGGAGATCCTGCGCAAGGTAAAGAACAACACCGCATTGGCCGAGCAGATGGAAGCATTAGCAACAGAAGTGGAAAACGCCGTGAACAGATACGGCATCATCGATCACCCTGAACATGGTAGGATCTATGCCTTTGAGGTGGACGGTTTTGGCAGTTACCTGATGATGGACGACGCCAATGTCCCTTCCCTATTGGCTTTGCCTTACTTGAATGCCATCGACAAGAATGATGAAGTCTATAAACGCACCAGAGCATTTATCCTATCGGAGAAGAACCCATTCTTCTTTAAGGGAACGGCTGCCGAAGGTATCGGTGGACCGCATATCGGTCGGGATATGATCTGGCCGATGTCGATTATCATGCGCGCATTTACATCTACCGATGATGAAGAAATCAGACAATGCGTGCAGATGTTGAAGAAAACCCATGGCGACACCGGCTTTATGCATGAGTCGTTCCACAAGGACAATCCCAAGAAATTCACCCGCCATTGGTTCGCTTGGACGAATACCTTATTCGGGGAATTGATGTGGAAATTATACAAAGAGAAACCTGAGTTGCTAAAAGCATAA